A single window of Plasmodium malariae genome assembly, chromosome: 8 DNA harbors:
- the PmUG01_08022500 gene encoding conserved Plasmodium protein, unknown function: MKVSSANNMNNTICASQIIGDKLLQGWTLLNESCYICKVTPLIKQKNKEERFCASCNLFIKPEISKGDREMEQRLEEKGRNELKEKKEQEEQNHGTNKIVNKAVSKAVSKAVSKAASKAVSKAVNNVDDGMNDLTKESMRQGDTHSSSRAMKINGNEKKDKQREEEIIPGQFIKFIKEIKVNNEEFNELLHKEKITKDEIKDLLVYKNYIKERCGYDIGEWLSFDSNFGNKDHAKSENEDGMRNEDMCNEDMCNEDMCNEDMRNEDMRNEDICIDDTCNGYVCPDEACADKKKSLSHLPKRERNVNKKIDDVHFSQFKRQDLKISEENYFLNTQIPSNKYNKLEMEFFILNKTKDVFMQKLERYTELLTRNENKNEEMEYINKVASVVSVLEKINILKKYVTV, translated from the exons atgaAAGTTAGTAGTgctaataatatgaataatactATCTGCGCATCACAAATCATAGGtgataaattattacaagGATGGACCTTGTTGAACGAGAGTTGCTATATT TGTAAGGTGACCCCtcttataaaacaaaaaaataaagaagagcGCTTCTGTGCTAGttgtaatttattcattaaacCGGAAATATCAAAAGGGGATAGAGAAATGGAACAAAGATTGgaagaaaaaggaagaaacgaattgaaggaaaaaaaggaacaagaAGAACAAAACCATGGAACAAACAAAATAGTTAATAAAGCAGTTAGCAAAGCAGTTAGCAAAGCAGTTAGCAAAGCAGCTAGCAAAGCTGTTAGCAAAGCTGTAAACAATGTAGATGATGGTATGAATGATTTGACGAAGGAAAGCATGAGGCAGGGAGACACACACAGCAGCAGCAGAGCaatgaaaataaatggaaatgaaaagaaagaTAAGCAAAGagaagaagaaataatacCAGGGCAGTTTATTAAATTCATTAAAGAGATAAAAGTGAACAATGAAGAATTTAACGAATTGTTACACAAAGAGAAAATAACAAAAGACGAAATTAAAGACTTGCtcgtatataaaaattatataaaagaaagatGTGGTTACGATATTGGTGAATGGTTAAGTTTTGATTCTAATTTTGGAAATAAGGATCATGCGAAAAGTGAGAACGAAGATGGTATGCGCAATGAGGATATGTGCAATGAGGATATGTGCAATGAGGATATGTGCAATGAGGATATGCGTAATGAGGATATGCGTAATGAGGATATATGCATTGATGATACGTGCAATGGTTACGTATGCCCAGATGAAGCATGCGCAGATAAGAAGAAAAGTCTTTCTCATTTACCAAAAAGAGAACGAAacgttaataaaaaaatagatgatGTACACTTTTCTCAATTTAAGAGACaagatttaaaaatatcagaagaaaattattttttgaatacaCAAATACCatctaataaatataacaaactTGAAATggagttttttattttaaataaaacaaaagatgTTTTTATGCAAAAACTTGAGAGATATACCGAACTACTCACTAGAAACGAGAACAAGAATGAGGAGATggaatacataaataaagtaGCTAGTGTTGTAAGTGTCCTAGAGAAAATTAACATCCTTAAGAAATATGTTACTGTGTAA